The following proteins are co-located in the Spirosoma montaniterrae genome:
- a CDS encoding sulfatase produces MKHALAFLLFWMSSPLLAQTQPPNIVLIVADDLGYTDLSCYGHQRHRTPHIDSLARRGIRFTQAYAASPVCSPSRAALMTGKHPARLQLTNFLVGTRTDSLSPVDPAPWRPYLPASEITLAERLRTLGYQTGIVGKWHLGGVDSLAPWGQGFAFTRMIGRNGLDYYNYGIYEDSYKKEFRDKGQTYLTDKLTDYAVEFIGQADQKKPFFLYVPYSAPHILITPRADKLNKYLFNYNKWGEDYNPYYAAMLESLDDGVGRIVARLSELGLTENTLVIFTSDNGGVGLPELGPTPTNLAPLRKWKGHVYEGGIKVPLIMSWPGKMPQNQTCTNYLINTDFTPTLLELLGQPTPNLPDAKSFWPLLTNPATSLDRGAIFWHYPHFSNQMGRPAGAVRLGDWKLVENYETGQRELFNLARDIGETRDLSRSNRTKANELSTLLTNWRQEVGASMPVRKKPKS; encoded by the coding sequence ATGAAACACGCGCTTGCGTTCCTGCTGTTCTGGATGAGCAGCCCTTTGCTGGCTCAAACCCAGCCGCCCAACATTGTACTGATTGTGGCCGACGACCTCGGCTATACCGACCTGAGTTGTTACGGACACCAACGCCACCGAACGCCACACATCGATTCGCTGGCCCGGCGCGGTATCCGGTTCACGCAGGCTTACGCGGCCAGTCCGGTGTGTTCGCCGAGCCGGGCGGCCCTGATGACGGGCAAGCACCCGGCCCGGCTTCAGTTGACCAATTTTCTGGTTGGCACCCGAACCGATTCGCTCTCGCCGGTTGACCCGGCCCCCTGGCGACCCTACCTGCCCGCTTCGGAGATTACCCTGGCCGAGCGACTGCGGACGTTGGGCTACCAGACCGGAATAGTGGGCAAGTGGCACCTCGGCGGGGTCGATTCGCTGGCACCGTGGGGGCAGGGATTTGCGTTTACCCGGATGATTGGCCGCAATGGGCTGGATTATTACAACTACGGCATCTATGAGGATAGCTACAAAAAAGAGTTTCGCGATAAAGGACAGACCTATCTAACGGATAAACTGACCGACTATGCCGTAGAATTTATCGGGCAGGCCGACCAGAAAAAACCGTTTTTTCTGTATGTGCCGTATTCAGCCCCGCACATACTGATTACGCCCCGCGCCGACAAACTGAACAAATACCTGTTTAACTACAATAAGTGGGGCGAAGACTACAACCCCTACTACGCAGCCATGCTCGAAAGCCTCGACGATGGCGTAGGGCGCATTGTTGCCAGACTCAGCGAACTGGGCCTGACCGAAAATACGCTCGTTATTTTCACCTCCGACAATGGGGGTGTGGGCCTGCCCGAACTTGGCCCCACACCCACCAATTTAGCACCACTCCGCAAGTGGAAAGGACACGTCTATGAAGGCGGCATCAAAGTTCCGCTTATTATGAGCTGGCCGGGCAAAATGCCCCAAAACCAAACCTGCACCAACTACCTGATCAACACCGATTTTACGCCGACCCTGCTCGAATTGCTGGGCCAACCCACGCCGAACCTGCCCGATGCCAAAAGTTTTTGGCCCCTGCTGACCAACCCGGCCACTTCGCTCGACCGGGGAGCCATTTTCTGGCATTATCCCCATTTCAGCAATCAGATGGGCCGACCCGCCGGGGCCGTGCGGCTGGGCGACTGGAAATTGGTCGAGAATTACGAAACCGGGCAACGCGAACTATTCAACTTAGCCCGCGACATTGGCGAAACCCGTGATCTGAGCCGGAGTAACCGAACTAAAGCCAACGAGTTAAGCACCTTACTGACCAACTGGCGGCAGGAAGTTGGCGCGTCGATGCCTGTTCGGAAGAAACCCAAATCCTGA
- a CDS encoding sulfatase, protein MKKLLWSGIWLFWLLTSPVLAQTPQPNFVLIVGDDHDRSAIGCYGNRQVKTPHLDQLAREGVRFTRAYATTSSCSPSRSTLLSGRHNHNNGQYGLAHATHHFRSHEDLKSLPALLHNAGYTTARIGKYHLEPASAYPFDKVLSDNGSNPVLMANQCADFLRAALGESNRSDGTKQKPFFLYFCPTDPHRAGNGDKLPYKANPHGNKPDGHEGVRETMYGPDSLTVPFFLPNTPEARTELAQYYQAVSRMDQGIGRLFALLKEKGLWDNTIVIYLSDNGMPVPGAKTTHYEPGVLLPLIVRNPFGRRSGGRQNPQVCDELVSWVDVAPTLLDFAGLNPPVLASASRPTGGGSFGERLVTPFFHGKSWKPLLDGSGTFRGDTLLLSHTFHEVTMYYPMRTIVTKRYKLIHNLAHPLPFPFAADLWSSATWQGFVQSGQSQYGPRTRQAYEQRPEYELYDLERDPQERTNLAKTRTHKAVFETLLASLKNAQEMTNDPWRVKWRHE, encoded by the coding sequence ATGAAAAAACTACTATGGTCTGGCATCTGGCTGTTCTGGCTTCTGACAAGCCCGGTACTGGCCCAAACACCACAGCCCAATTTTGTGCTGATCGTGGGCGACGACCACGACCGCTCGGCCATTGGCTGCTACGGCAACCGGCAGGTTAAAACCCCCCACCTCGACCAACTGGCGCGCGAAGGAGTCCGGTTTACGCGGGCCTATGCCACAACTTCGTCGTGCAGTCCGAGCCGGTCTACGCTGCTGTCGGGGCGGCACAACCACAATAACGGGCAGTATGGACTGGCCCATGCCACCCACCACTTCCGTTCGCACGAAGACCTGAAAAGCCTGCCCGCTCTGCTTCACAACGCGGGCTACACTACCGCCCGCATCGGCAAATACCACCTTGAACCCGCGAGTGCCTACCCGTTCGATAAGGTACTCAGCGACAATGGTAGTAACCCGGTGCTGATGGCGAACCAATGCGCAGATTTTCTGCGGGCCGCGCTCGGCGAATCGAACCGTAGCGACGGAACGAAACAGAAACCTTTTTTCCTGTATTTCTGCCCCACCGATCCGCACCGGGCGGGCAACGGCGACAAACTGCCTTACAAGGCTAATCCGCACGGCAACAAACCCGACGGACACGAGGGCGTTCGTGAAACGATGTATGGCCCCGATTCGCTGACCGTACCGTTTTTTCTGCCCAACACGCCCGAAGCCCGCACCGAACTGGCGCAGTATTATCAGGCCGTTTCGCGCATGGATCAGGGCATTGGACGGCTGTTTGCGCTGCTGAAAGAGAAGGGTTTGTGGGATAACACCATCGTGATCTACCTCTCCGACAACGGGATGCCGGTGCCGGGAGCCAAGACAACGCACTACGAACCGGGTGTACTGCTGCCGCTGATTGTCCGAAATCCGTTCGGTCGGCGTTCCGGCGGTCGGCAAAACCCGCAGGTCTGTGACGAACTGGTTTCGTGGGTAGACGTGGCTCCGACGCTGCTCGATTTTGCGGGATTGAATCCGCCCGTTCTGGCATCGGCCAGTCGCCCAACCGGGGGTGGGTCGTTTGGCGAACGGCTGGTCACGCCATTTTTTCACGGCAAATCCTGGAAACCCCTGCTCGATGGTTCCGGGACATTTCGGGGCGATACGCTGCTGCTCTCGCACACCTTCCACGAGGTTACGATGTATTACCCCATGCGAACTATCGTAACCAAACGCTACAAACTCATCCATAATCTGGCGCATCCGCTGCCGTTTCCGTTTGCGGCTGATCTGTGGTCGTCGGCTACGTGGCAGGGTTTTGTACAATCGGGCCAATCGCAGTATGGCCCACGTACCCGGCAAGCCTATGAGCAACGGCCTGAATATGAGCTGTATGATCTGGAACGCGACCCGCAGGAACGTACCAATCTGGCTAAAACCAGGACGCACAAAGCCGTTTTCGAGACGTTGCTGGCGTCACTCAAAAACGCGCAGGAAATGACTAATGACCCCTGGCGGGTGAAATGGCGGCATGAATAA
- the yhhC gene encoding cyclophane-containing peptide 2OG-Fe(II) oxygenase YhhC, whose product MAALFNLTPPERLDAPFPHVAIRHFLSVGTADELLSWFETTPAWRRHVEDGFYDTYDLDLRRAELPASLTTLISTDTTNQLRLYMEAIFGTRLTEQTDVMGHKLQVGQVIRVHSDYGPVGQTHRLVIQVNRHWSTAQGGILMLFDRENPDETEGINRYYLPANQSAVGFEISPYSHHAVSPIIHGDRYTLVYSFYALDGYRKFETEPALQTEAA is encoded by the coding sequence ATGGCTGCTTTATTTAACCTGACTCCACCCGAACGGCTCGATGCGCCGTTTCCACACGTTGCCATTCGGCATTTTTTGTCCGTCGGCACGGCTGACGAACTCCTGAGCTGGTTCGAAACAACGCCCGCCTGGCGACGCCATGTTGAAGATGGCTTCTACGATACGTATGATCTGGACCTGCGCCGGGCCGAACTGCCCGCGTCTCTTACTACGTTAATCAGCACTGATACCACCAATCAGCTACGGCTGTACATGGAAGCGATTTTCGGAACCCGACTAACGGAGCAAACCGACGTAATGGGACACAAATTGCAGGTGGGGCAGGTAATTCGGGTACACAGCGACTATGGCCCCGTTGGGCAAACGCACCGGCTCGTTATTCAGGTAAATCGCCATTGGTCGACGGCGCAGGGTGGTATTCTCATGCTCTTCGACCGCGAAAATCCCGACGAAACAGAAGGCATTAACCGCTATTACCTGCCTGCTAACCAAAGCGCGGTCGGGTTTGAGATTTCGCCCTATTCGCACCACGCCGTCAGCCCGATTATACATGGCGACCGCTACACCCTCGTCTACTCGTTCTACGCCTTAGATGGTTATCGAAAATTCGAGACAGAACCCGCCCTACAAACGGAGGCAGCTTGA
- a CDS encoding GMC oxidoreductase translates to MNVMGKQQANQTGSTNRYDAIVVGSGISGGWAAKELTQKGLRVLMLERGRNLEHVTGYETALKNPWDFPHRGRPVLSPEQPDVTKPQYRIHAQNEQAGRYWFDDRDAPYKEVHPFDWHRPDILGGKSVMWGRQSYRWSDLDFEANARDGHGIDWPIRYKDLAPWYSYVEKFAGISGRKEGLPQLPDSEFLPPMDMNCLEQHIATQLKAKMNRVMTIGRSANLSQATPEQMALGRASCQYRNLCARGCPYGAYFSTLSATLPAARQTNRLTVRTGSIVSEILFDENKTGPTFGRATGVRVIDAVTKQTVDYYARVIFLNASAMATNAILLNSVSSRFPNGFGNDSGTLGKYIMDHHFQIGASGRAEGLGFDNEYYYGRRANGIYIPRYRNIGADKREYLRGFGYQGGASRSGWQRLVAEVSGFGADLKERATQPGPWNMGLVAFGECLPYEDNTITLDRSRTDKWGLPMPVFNVTFRENEKLMRKDMANDAAEMLEAAGLTNVTTYDNKSIPGLAIHEVGGVRMGRDPKTSMLNAHSQLWAAKNVFVTDGASFTSVACQNPSLTFMALTARAADFAVSELKKKNL, encoded by the coding sequence ATGAACGTAATGGGAAAACAACAGGCCAATCAAACTGGATCTACAAACCGCTACGACGCCATCGTAGTGGGGTCGGGTATTAGCGGAGGCTGGGCTGCTAAAGAATTGACGCAGAAAGGCTTGCGGGTGCTGATGCTTGAGCGGGGCCGCAACCTCGAACACGTTACGGGCTACGAAACGGCCCTGAAAAACCCCTGGGATTTCCCGCACCGGGGCCGCCCGGTGCTGTCGCCCGAACAACCGGACGTCACAAAACCTCAATATCGCATTCACGCCCAGAACGAGCAGGCAGGCCGCTACTGGTTCGATGACCGCGACGCGCCCTACAAAGAGGTACACCCCTTCGACTGGCACCGGCCCGATATTCTGGGTGGCAAGTCTGTTATGTGGGGGCGACAAAGCTACCGCTGGAGTGACCTCGATTTTGAGGCCAACGCCCGCGACGGACACGGTATCGACTGGCCCATTCGCTACAAAGACCTGGCCCCCTGGTACAGCTACGTCGAAAAATTCGCCGGGATTTCGGGGCGCAAAGAAGGCTTGCCGCAACTGCCCGACAGTGAGTTTCTGCCCCCGATGGACATGAACTGCTTAGAGCAGCACATCGCCACGCAATTGAAGGCAAAGATGAACCGGGTTATGACCATCGGGCGGTCGGCCAATCTAAGTCAGGCCACGCCGGAGCAGATGGCATTGGGGCGGGCCTCGTGTCAGTACCGCAATCTGTGTGCACGGGGTTGTCCCTACGGTGCCTATTTCAGCACACTCTCGGCCACGCTGCCAGCCGCCCGCCAAACCAACCGGCTCACCGTCCGGACGGGCAGCATTGTCTCGGAAATTCTGTTCGATGAAAACAAAACCGGGCCAACGTTCGGTCGGGCTACGGGCGTGCGGGTCATCGACGCAGTGACGAAGCAAACCGTTGACTATTATGCCCGTGTAATTTTCCTGAATGCCTCGGCTATGGCAACCAACGCCATCCTGCTCAACTCGGTCTCCAGCCGTTTCCCCAACGGTTTCGGCAACGACAGTGGCACGCTGGGTAAATACATCATGGACCACCATTTCCAGATCGGAGCGAGTGGCCGGGCCGAAGGGCTGGGGTTCGACAACGAATACTACTACGGTCGCCGGGCCAACGGTATCTATATTCCGCGTTACCGCAACATCGGGGCCGACAAACGGGAGTATCTGCGCGGTTTTGGTTATCAGGGCGGAGCTTCGCGCTCGGGCTGGCAGCGGCTCGTGGCCGAGGTGAGCGGCTTCGGGGCCGACCTCAAAGAGCGGGCTACGCAGCCCGGTCCCTGGAACATGGGCTTAGTGGCGTTTGGCGAATGCCTGCCTTATGAAGACAATACCATCACTCTCGACCGCAGCCGCACCGACAAATGGGGGCTACCCATGCCCGTTTTCAACGTAACGTTCCGGGAGAACGAGAAACTGATGCGGAAGGATATGGCCAACGATGCCGCCGAAATGCTCGAAGCTGCCGGGCTGACCAACGTAACTACTTACGACAACAAATCGATACCGGGGCTGGCTATTCACGAGGTGGGGGGCGTTCGGATGGGCCGCGACCCCAAAACCAGTATGCTCAACGCTCATAGTCAGCTTTGGGCTGCCAAAAACGTGTTCGTAACAGATGGTGCGTCGTTTACGTCGGTGGCCTGCCAAAATCCGTCGCTTACGTTTATGGCACTCACGGCACGAGCTGCCGATTTTGCCGTGAGCGAATTGAAAAAGAAAAATCTGTAA
- a CDS encoding DUF7133 domain-containing protein: MKKPVIFLSLLFLVIGGLLSLGLRSVHSPTDELSPVRSPQEELSTFQLEPDLTIQLVASEPMVQDPVAISFDAAGRLWVVEMRGYMATLDADGEQQPSGRVSVLEDTNGDGQMDRSHVFLDSLVMPRAMALVAGGILIAENGALWLAEDRNNDLRADSKLLIDKTYAAGGLPEHAPNGLWRGLDNWLYSAKGRVRYRLVNKRWQRDSTEMRGQWGMSHDDAGRLVYNYNWSQLHADLVPPNYLSRNKNHTPTTGIDHGLTLDRRIYPIRSNRAVNRGYIPGTLDKQGRLLEFTSACSPFVYRGTLLPEAYRGNVFVCENAGNLIKRNVVTQRGVLLTAHDPHPGREFMASTDERFRPVALASGPDGALYVADMYRGIVQHGAYMTPYLREQTLARKLEQPAHLGRIWRIVPKEKTQVTARKLADASATELVAALSSADGWQRDMAQRLLIERNDNRAGLALVELVRQGREPLGRMHALWTLDALPQTSASAGTRPSDRPALLFDALTDPDLLVSNAALRLLEPLARQDKTIREKLGDYLLATWSNAPIERVLQIALSASVLDAPRKLPLLAGIVTRYDTLALIRDATLSSLPGQEFDLLQRLWASSDWQTRQPAKEIFLEMLATAVIRNRNPAQLNALLATLQTTPANGNWREKAVLTGLSIGGNPAKPVRLATAPPILTKSASPNTTLATVATLFTWPGHERPGRDRLDQASRVAKPLLAADDQKQFAMGRQLYLSTCSGCHGTDGAGMPRFGPPLAGSDWVTGDEKRLALILLHGMEGPVKVGKRVYDVPEILPVMPAHSTMDDGSLTAILTYIRNEWGNQAGPMGKRTVGMTRVTAQGRLTPWTAKELEALPATAASAPQSPNR; encoded by the coding sequence ATGAAAAAGCCTGTCATTTTTTTGTCATTGCTGTTTCTGGTCATCGGGGGCCTGCTTAGTCTCGGGCTTCGGTCGGTTCATAGCCCAACCGACGAACTGTCGCCTGTCCGCAGTCCGCAGGAGGAACTGAGTACGTTTCAGCTTGAGCCGGATCTTACCATTCAACTGGTTGCGTCGGAACCAATGGTGCAGGATCCGGTAGCTATCAGCTTTGATGCCGCCGGGCGGCTGTGGGTAGTGGAAATGCGTGGCTATATGGCAACGCTCGACGCCGACGGCGAGCAGCAGCCTTCGGGCCGCGTGTCGGTGCTGGAAGATACCAACGGCGATGGGCAGATGGACCGCAGCCATGTTTTTTTAGATAGCTTGGTGATGCCCCGCGCGATGGCCCTTGTAGCCGGAGGGATTCTGATTGCCGAGAACGGGGCCTTGTGGCTGGCCGAAGACCGTAACAACGACCTTCGGGCTGATAGCAAACTACTCATCGATAAAACATACGCTGCCGGGGGACTGCCCGAACACGCACCGAACGGTCTCTGGCGTGGTCTCGACAACTGGCTTTACAGTGCCAAAGGACGCGTCCGTTATCGGCTGGTAAACAAACGCTGGCAACGCGACAGCACCGAAATGCGGGGGCAGTGGGGCATGAGCCACGACGATGCCGGGCGGCTGGTTTATAACTACAACTGGTCGCAGCTTCACGCCGATCTGGTGCCGCCTAACTACCTTTCGCGCAACAAAAATCACACGCCCACCACCGGCATCGACCACGGCCTGACCCTTGACAGGCGCATCTATCCCATCCGCTCGAACCGGGCCGTAAACCGGGGCTACATTCCCGGCACCCTCGACAAACAGGGCCGGTTGCTGGAGTTTACGTCGGCCTGTTCGCCGTTTGTGTATCGGGGTACGCTGCTGCCCGAAGCTTACCGGGGCAATGTGTTCGTCTGCGAAAACGCGGGTAATCTCATCAAACGCAATGTTGTAACGCAGCGGGGTGTTCTGCTCACCGCCCACGACCCGCATCCGGGCCGGGAGTTTATGGCCTCGACCGACGAGCGGTTCCGGCCTGTGGCTCTGGCGAGCGGTCCCGATGGTGCCCTGTACGTGGCCGATATGTACCGGGGCATTGTGCAGCATGGGGCTTACATGACGCCCTATCTGCGCGAACAGACCCTGGCCCGTAAGCTGGAGCAACCCGCCCACTTAGGCCGTATCTGGCGCATCGTTCCGAAAGAAAAGACACAGGTAACTGCCAGAAAATTAGCCGATGCATCGGCAACGGAGTTAGTAGCGGCCCTGTCGTCGGCAGATGGCTGGCAGCGCGATATGGCACAGCGGCTGCTCATTGAGCGAAACGACAACCGCGCTGGTCTGGCGTTGGTCGAACTGGTTCGGCAGGGGCGCGAACCGCTGGGCCGGATGCACGCCCTCTGGACCCTCGACGCGTTGCCCCAGACCAGCGCATCGGCGGGGACGCGGCCTTCCGACCGGCCCGCCCTGCTATTCGACGCCCTGACCGATCCAGATCTGCTGGTGAGCAATGCGGCACTGCGGCTGCTGGAGCCACTGGCCCGGCAGGATAAAACAATTCGGGAAAAACTGGGCGACTACCTGCTGGCAACCTGGTCGAATGCTCCGATTGAGCGAGTGCTACAGATTGCCTTATCGGCCTCGGTGCTCGATGCACCCCGGAAGCTGCCCCTGCTGGCAGGTATTGTGACCCGATACGACACACTGGCCCTGATTCGTGATGCCACGCTGAGCAGCCTGCCCGGTCAGGAGTTCGATCTTCTGCAACGGCTCTGGGCTTCATCTGACTGGCAAACCCGACAGCCCGCTAAGGAAATTTTTCTGGAAATGCTGGCAACGGCTGTTATCCGAAACCGCAACCCGGCCCAGCTCAATGCACTGCTGGCTACTCTCCAGACAACCCCGGCCAATGGAAACTGGCGCGAGAAAGCCGTTCTGACGGGCCTGAGCATCGGCGGTAATCCGGCCAAACCTGTTCGGTTGGCAACCGCTCCTCCGATACTGACCAAATCAGCCTCGCCCAATACGACGTTAGCAACCGTAGCGACCCTGTTTACGTGGCCGGGCCACGAAAGGCCGGGCCGCGACAGGCTGGACCAGGCAAGCAGGGTTGCTAAACCGCTGTTGGCTGCCGACGACCAGAAGCAGTTTGCGATGGGGCGACAGTTGTATCTGAGTACGTGTTCGGGATGCCACGGCACCGACGGAGCCGGAATGCCGCGTTTTGGTCCCCCACTGGCCGGGTCCGACTGGGTAACGGGCGACGAAAAACGGCTGGCTCTGATTCTGCTGCACGGTATGGAAGGGCCGGTGAAAGTAGGGAAACGGGTTTATGATGTGCCGGAGATTCTGCCCGTTATGCCTGCCCACTCCACAATGGACGATGGATCACTGACGGCCATTCTAACCTACATTCGTAACGAGTGGGGCAATCAGGCCGGGCCGATGGGCAAACGCACAGTGGGCATGACGCGCGTAACGGCGCAGGGCCGACTGACCCCCTGGACAGCTAAGGAACTGGAAGCACTGCCTGCCACGGCTGCTTCGGCTCCTCAATCACCCAACCGATAA
- a CDS encoding aKG-HExxH-type peptide beta-hydroxylase, whose product MKPTSPRPQFEALARQGDAYLGLLWKNLLLNEPMQSRLRQYAGTADLLDTVMTLPVHTVVAQGTPFFWETVCRLLSTDDDPQWADDQQFLLHLIDSFSDVVDTPFSVQIPLDTAIETAATHVVILPKRRLMRKLTTPAELHGSAGSLQLIADGADCPFMRGTVMLASGYGNVLAVPELFYPDIAPKINESALHSCARQVMAGLTLIRQYDAALAGQIRALIRYYVPVHPQQARQHHSFTTSAYPGVIFLSESDNVLLLAETIVHEFAHTELDRITAFSPIHYGTPDAVYYSPWRPDARPLTGLFHAVYVFFKIYEWFEQIDAATLLPNERAYLHQRREQVYWRLRIGMAQVPATLLHPICRDLLTAMQQRLNELDPGGLFSQSLAFATLMAHFRAWQASHPQYAATAQKNVEYAGIRQMPPETLQYSSEIKNNLPTNGCFI is encoded by the coding sequence ATGAAACCGACCTCGCCACGGCCACAATTTGAAGCCCTCGCCCGGCAGGGTGATGCCTATCTGGGGCTGCTCTGGAAAAACCTGCTGCTCAACGAGCCGATGCAGAGCCGCCTGCGCCAATACGCTGGTACTGCCGATCTGCTGGATACTGTGATGACGCTGCCAGTGCATACGGTGGTGGCTCAGGGTACGCCCTTTTTCTGGGAGACCGTTTGCCGGCTCCTTAGCACTGACGATGACCCGCAGTGGGCCGATGATCAACAGTTTTTGCTCCACCTGATCGATTCGTTCTCCGATGTTGTCGACACGCCCTTTTCAGTACAGATTCCGCTCGATACCGCCATAGAAACAGCGGCTACCCACGTAGTGATACTGCCGAAACGCCGGTTGATGAGAAAGCTTACCACCCCGGCTGAACTGCACGGTAGTGCCGGATCGTTGCAGTTGATTGCAGACGGGGCCGATTGCCCGTTTATGCGGGGCACGGTGATGCTGGCGAGTGGCTACGGGAACGTACTGGCCGTACCGGAACTGTTCTACCCGGATATTGCACCTAAAATCAATGAGTCTGCGTTGCATTCGTGCGCCCGGCAGGTGATGGCCGGCCTGACGCTGATCAGGCAATATGACGCAGCCCTGGCCGGGCAAATCCGGGCACTGATCCGCTACTACGTGCCGGTGCATCCGCAGCAGGCCCGACAGCACCATTCGTTCACAACAAGTGCGTATCCGGGCGTTATTTTTCTGTCGGAATCAGATAATGTGCTGCTGTTGGCCGAAACCATCGTTCATGAGTTTGCTCATACCGAACTGGATCGGATTACGGCGTTCTCCCCTATTCACTACGGTACTCCCGACGCCGTTTATTACTCGCCCTGGCGTCCCGACGCTCGTCCGCTCACGGGCCTGTTTCACGCCGTTTACGTCTTTTTCAAGATTTATGAGTGGTTTGAACAAATTGACGCGGCTACGCTGCTACCCAACGAGCGAGCCTACCTGCACCAACGCCGGGAGCAGGTCTATTGGCGATTACGCATCGGGATGGCGCAGGTGCCCGCAACGTTGCTGCACCCAATCTGTCGGGACCTGCTGACTGCCATGCAGCAACGCCTGAACGAGCTGGACCCCGGCGGTCTGTTTAGCCAATCGCTTGCCTTCGCTACGCTGATGGCGCATTTCAGAGCCTGGCAGGCTTCGCATCCGCAGTACGCAGCAACAGCCCAGAAAAACGTAGAATACGCTGGCATCAGGCAAATGCCACCCGAAACCTTACAGTATTCCTCCGAAATCAAGAACAACCTCCCAACCAATGGCTGCTTTATTTAA
- a CDS encoding sulfatase-like hydrolase/transferase produces MHRFLFVAFSGVGIGLLLVAARLQPAGLGLATQVPVSRPNILWLSCEDMSPHLGCYGDTTVPTPNIDRLAREGIRFSNAFCTAGVCAPSRNAIITGMYQTSTGGHNMRTLNNAYPEKTGLPKAYSIVPASDVRAFPEYLRRAGYYTTNNSKTDYQFEEPPTVWNEVSNKAHWRNRQPGQPFFAVFNNTVTHESQVWARKSLPLRVDPARISVPPYYPDTKTVRQDMARFFSNIRDMDDWVGQLLKQLDDDGLLQHTIIFFWSDHGDGLPFVKREIYDRGIRVPLVVRFPDGQGAGSVRTDLMSMIDLAPTVLSLAGLPSPKHMQGRALLGKYAVKKPRQYVFAARDRLDERYDRVRSVHDGRYQYVRNFYPDRPLYMDVTYRKQQPMMAEMLRLRDEGKLNPVQMNWFRTTKPVEELYDIQADPYQLTNLADQPAEANNLKRLRKELDRWLVETKDLGGIPEKELIRQWWEGADKPPITATPTGQQQGNRLSIRCATPGASIAYKTAEQTGSDWQVYTQPLRLAKPGSVTAVARRIGYGLSAETVF; encoded by the coding sequence ATGCATAGATTCTTATTCGTAGCATTTTCCGGCGTGGGTATTGGGCTGTTGCTGGTAGCCGCCCGTCTGCAACCCGCTGGCCTCGGCCTGGCAACTCAGGTGCCGGTGTCGAGACCCAATATTCTCTGGCTCTCGTGCGAAGATATGTCGCCCCACCTCGGCTGCTACGGCGACACTACGGTGCCAACGCCCAACATTGACCGGCTGGCGCGGGAAGGTATTCGGTTCAGCAACGCGTTTTGCACGGCGGGCGTATGTGCGCCCAGCCGCAACGCCATCATCACGGGCATGTACCAGACCAGCACCGGAGGACACAACATGCGCACGCTCAACAATGCCTATCCCGAAAAAACGGGTCTGCCCAAAGCGTACTCCATCGTGCCAGCTTCCGACGTGCGCGCCTTCCCCGAATATTTGCGGAGAGCAGGCTATTATACCACCAACAACAGCAAAACCGACTACCAGTTCGAGGAGCCGCCTACCGTCTGGAACGAGGTCAGTAACAAAGCCCACTGGCGAAACCGACAACCCGGCCAACCGTTTTTCGCGGTGTTTAACAATACCGTCACCCACGAGTCGCAGGTGTGGGCGCGGAAAAGCTTGCCGCTGCGCGTCGATCCGGCTCGGATCAGCGTGCCACCTTATTACCCCGATACGAAGACCGTAAGGCAGGACATGGCCCGGTTTTTCAGTAACATCCGCGACATGGACGACTGGGTGGGCCAACTGCTGAAACAACTTGACGACGACGGGCTGTTGCAGCATACGATCATCTTTTTCTGGTCGGATCACGGCGACGGACTGCCCTTTGTGAAGCGCGAAATATACGACCGGGGTATCCGGGTGCCGTTGGTTGTGCGGTTTCCCGACGGGCAGGGGGCAGGTTCGGTACGCACAGACCTGATGTCGATGATTGACCTGGCCCCAACGGTGCTGTCTCTGGCTGGTTTGCCCAGTCCGAAACACATGCAGGGGCGGGCATTGCTGGGAAAATACGCCGTGAAGAAACCCCGCCAGTATGTGTTTGCCGCCCGCGACCGGCTCGATGAACGCTACGACCGGGTGCGCTCGGTGCACGATGGCCGGTATCAGTACGTCCGTAATTTCTACCCCGACCGGCCCCTATACATGGACGTAACGTATCGCAAACAACAGCCGATGATGGCCGAGATGCTCCGGCTGCGCGATGAAGGCAAGCTAAATCCCGTGCAAATGAACTGGTTCCGAACAACCAAACCCGTTGAGGAACTTTATGACATTCAGGCAGATCCGTATCAATTGACCAACCTCGCCGACCAACCCGCTGAGGCCAATAACCTGAAACGACTCCGCAAGGAACTGGACCGCTGGTTAGTGGAGACAAAAGACCTCGGCGGCATTCCCGAAAAAGAGCTTATCCGGCAATGGTGGGAGGGAGCCGACAAACCACCCATCACGGCAACGCCAACCGGGCAACAGCAGGGCAATCGGCTAAGTATTCGTTGCGCTACGCCGGGCGCGTCTATCGCTTATAAGACCGCTGAACAAACCGGCAGCGACTGGCAGGTGTATACCCAACCCCTGCGGCTCGCCAAACCCGGCTCGGTAACGGCAGTAGCCCGTCGCATCGGATACGGGCTAAGTGCCGAAACGGTTTTTTGA